The following coding sequences are from one Arthrobacter sp. PvP023 window:
- a CDS encoding cysteine desulfurase family protein: MSVYLDHAATTPIAAEALAALTRELARTGNPSSLHGSGRRARRSVEDARESIAAAAGAHPSEVIFTSGGTEADNLAVKGLYWARRGENPARTRILCSAVEHHAVLDAVEWLERHEAAEVSWLPVDSSGVVDLHVLKSELSREPESIALVTVMWANNEVGTIQPVHEVVELAHAVGVPVHSDAVQAFGSVPVDFRGSGLDAMSVSGHKIGGPVGVGALLLGRAVKLTPVQHGGGQERDVRSGTLDTASIAAFAAAAEAVTKDLPQEAARIAGMRDRLIAGVREAIPEAVLRGAPGDGRLPGNAHFTFPGCEGDSLLFLLDLAGVESSTGSACTAGVPRPSHVLLAMGLDEETARGAQRFSLGHASVEADVDALLAALPGAYERARQAGMAGHESTIQTAATVARQSARS; this comes from the coding sequence GTGTCCGTCTACCTCGATCATGCCGCCACCACGCCTATCGCCGCTGAGGCATTGGCGGCCCTCACCCGCGAACTCGCCCGGACCGGGAACCCGTCGTCGCTTCACGGCTCGGGACGACGCGCCCGCCGTTCGGTGGAGGACGCCCGGGAGTCGATTGCTGCCGCAGCCGGTGCCCACCCCTCAGAGGTGATCTTTACCTCGGGCGGCACGGAGGCTGACAACCTGGCTGTGAAGGGCCTGTACTGGGCCCGCCGCGGCGAAAACCCGGCGCGCACGCGGATCCTTTGCTCCGCCGTCGAACATCATGCTGTCCTGGACGCCGTCGAGTGGCTGGAACGGCACGAGGCGGCAGAAGTGTCCTGGTTGCCTGTGGATTCCAGCGGCGTTGTTGACCTTCATGTGCTGAAGTCCGAGCTCTCCCGGGAGCCGGAGTCCATCGCCCTCGTCACAGTGATGTGGGCCAACAACGAGGTGGGTACCATCCAGCCGGTGCACGAAGTGGTTGAGTTGGCCCATGCCGTGGGAGTGCCGGTCCATTCCGACGCCGTCCAGGCCTTCGGTTCCGTGCCGGTGGACTTCCGGGGCAGCGGGCTGGATGCCATGTCCGTCTCCGGTCACAAGATCGGCGGCCCCGTGGGCGTCGGCGCCCTGCTGCTGGGCCGCGCCGTCAAGCTGACGCCGGTGCAGCACGGCGGCGGCCAGGAGCGCGATGTCCGCTCCGGGACGCTGGACACGGCGTCGATCGCCGCCTTCGCCGCTGCGGCGGAAGCTGTGACCAAGGACCTCCCGCAGGAGGCTGCCCGGATCGCCGGGATGCGGGACAGGCTGATCGCGGGCGTACGGGAGGCCATCCCGGAAGCCGTCCTGCGCGGAGCTCCGGGGGACGGCCGCCTCCCCGGCAACGCGCACTTCACTTTTCCTGGTTGTGAGGGCGACTCCCTGCTGTTCCTGCTGGACCTTGCGGGTGTGGAGTCCTCCACAGGCTCCGCCTGCACCGCCGGTGTGCCGCGGCCTTCGCACGTCCTGCTGGCAATGGGCCTGGACGAGGAGACCGCCCGGGGCGCGCAGCGTTTCTCCCTCGGCCACGCTTCAGTGGAGGCCGACGTCGACGCGCTTCTGGCAGCACTGCCGGGTGCCTATGAACGGGCCCGCCAGGCAGGGATGGCAGGGCACGAATCAACCATCCAGACGGCCGCGACGGTGGCCCGTCAGTCCGCCAGGAGCTGA
- a CDS encoding DMT family transporter, with protein sequence MKASIYLVLATLFWSGNLVVGQAAVNTMTPLELTFWRWALAALPLVALAHFVERPDWRAVLGRWRVLLLLSVLGMGCYTLLLYVALQHTSALNASLITAANPALIVVMAIFILGEWPGVFGWLGIALGLAGVLLVLTRGELQRVFSITFNSGELLMIGAITVWGFYTIISRRLGLPAIAATAVQVVMATAFLAPVAIAGGAGFPSTAAEGWSIAYIAAFPSLGAYLCWNLALKTTAPATAGNYLNLIVVFTAAITVMMGIPVSLPQAIGGLLVIAGVLLASRPKRSPAIRAA encoded by the coding sequence GTGAAAGCCTCGATATACCTGGTGCTGGCCACCCTCTTCTGGTCCGGCAACCTCGTGGTGGGGCAGGCCGCCGTGAACACCATGACGCCGCTCGAACTCACCTTCTGGAGGTGGGCGCTGGCCGCCCTTCCGCTCGTCGCGCTGGCCCACTTCGTGGAACGTCCGGACTGGCGCGCTGTCCTGGGCCGCTGGCGGGTGCTGTTGCTCCTGAGCGTCCTGGGCATGGGCTGCTACACCCTGCTGCTTTATGTTGCCCTCCAGCACACCTCGGCGCTCAATGCTTCGCTGATCACTGCCGCTAATCCGGCGCTGATCGTAGTGATGGCCATTTTCATTCTCGGCGAATGGCCCGGCGTCTTCGGCTGGCTGGGCATAGCTTTGGGCCTCGCCGGCGTGCTCCTGGTACTGACCCGCGGCGAACTGCAGCGGGTGTTCAGCATTACCTTCAATTCTGGCGAACTGTTGATGATCGGGGCGATCACAGTGTGGGGCTTCTACACCATCATTTCCCGTCGGCTTGGGCTGCCGGCCATTGCGGCCACGGCTGTGCAGGTGGTGATGGCAACCGCCTTCCTAGCTCCGGTCGCGATTGCAGGTGGAGCCGGATTCCCCTCGACCGCAGCAGAAGGCTGGTCGATCGCGTACATCGCCGCTTTCCCCTCGCTGGGGGCGTATCTGTGCTGGAACCTCGCACTCAAAACGACGGCACCGGCGACCGCCGGCAATTACCTGAACCTGATCGTCGTGTTCACGGCAGCCATCACGGTCATGATGGGCATTCCGGTCAGCCTGCCCCAGGCGATCGGGGGGCTGCTTGTGATAGCCGGCGTCCTGCTGGCGAGCCGGCCCAAACGGTCTCCGGCAATCAGGGCGGCGTAA
- the mnmA gene encoding tRNA 2-thiouridine(34) synthase MnmA has translation MRVLAAMSGGVDSAVAAARAVEAGHDVVGVHLALSRMPGTLRTGSRGCCTIEDSRDAWRACDVLGIPYYVWDFSERFKEDVVQDFIDEYAAGRTPNPCMRCNERIKFAALLEKAIALGFDAVCTGHYAKVITDADGNPELHRAADWAKDQSYVLGVLTHEQLKHSMFPLADTPSKAEVRAEAERRGLSVANKPDSHDICFIPDGDTAGWLAEKIEMTTGDIVDESGTKVGEHPGANAFTVGQRRGLKLGTPAADGKPRFVLEIRPKENKVVVGPEALLAIDEIRGIKVSWAGLPIAEVATGEEFDCHAQVRAHGDPVPATARMEQLTDDDGAERTNLVVTLATPLRGVAPGQTVVLYQGSRVLGQATIDTARSLQRAAL, from the coding sequence ATGCGAGTTCTTGCAGCCATGAGCGGCGGAGTCGATTCCGCCGTTGCCGCCGCCCGCGCCGTCGAGGCCGGACACGACGTCGTCGGTGTCCACCTGGCGTTGTCCCGGATGCCCGGAACACTCCGTACCGGCAGCCGCGGGTGCTGCACCATCGAGGATTCCCGTGATGCCTGGCGCGCCTGCGACGTGCTGGGCATCCCGTATTACGTGTGGGACTTTTCCGAGCGGTTCAAGGAGGATGTGGTCCAGGACTTCATTGACGAATATGCGGCCGGACGCACCCCGAACCCCTGCATGCGCTGCAACGAACGCATCAAGTTTGCTGCGCTGCTCGAAAAGGCGATCGCACTGGGCTTCGACGCCGTCTGCACCGGCCATTATGCCAAGGTGATCACCGATGCCGACGGAAACCCGGAACTCCACCGCGCAGCCGACTGGGCGAAGGACCAGAGCTACGTGCTGGGCGTGCTCACCCACGAACAGCTGAAGCACTCCATGTTCCCGCTCGCGGACACGCCGTCCAAGGCCGAGGTCCGCGCCGAAGCGGAACGCCGCGGGCTCTCTGTCGCCAACAAGCCGGACAGCCATGACATTTGCTTCATCCCGGACGGCGACACGGCCGGCTGGCTGGCCGAAAAGATCGAGATGACCACAGGCGACATCGTGGACGAGTCCGGCACGAAGGTCGGCGAGCACCCTGGTGCCAACGCGTTCACCGTTGGCCAGCGCCGGGGACTCAAGCTGGGCACCCCCGCCGCCGACGGCAAGCCGCGGTTCGTCCTGGAGATCCGCCCGAAGGAGAACAAGGTGGTGGTGGGACCGGAAGCGCTCCTGGCCATCGACGAGATCCGCGGCATCAAAGTATCCTGGGCCGGACTTCCGATTGCAGAGGTCGCCACCGGCGAAGAGTTCGATTGCCATGCCCAGGTCCGAGCCCACGGGGACCCTGTCCCGGCGACGGCCCGCATGGAACAGCTGACGGACGACGACGGCGCGGAGCGGACCAACCTTGTGGTCACGCTGGCCACTCCGCTGCGCGGAGTAGCTCCCGGACAGACGGTGGTCCTCTACCAGGGCAGCCGGGTCCTGGGGCAGGCCACCATCGATACAGCGCGCTCGCTGCAGCGCGCGGCCCTCTAA
- a CDS encoding YegS/Rv2252/BmrU family lipid kinase, which translates to MQRTIIAVAINPRASFGGAQRTGDTVVDYFRAAGARVIVLRKASYERLAAAVGKVLASGCDALVVVGGDGMVHLGINALAESGAPYGTVPLGIVPSGTGNDMARALGLPLNDTAAACDRMWSAMEAGGRLIDAGRVTGNGTSRWFAGVVSAGFDAAVNERANSWRWPRGRSRYNLAMLRELATFKAIDYTVTADGETWRQGAMLISVANGQSIGGGMKVTPDAVLDDGLLDLFIVEPLSRLRFLAVFPKVFSGRHTGHQAVHIRQVRRVELSAGGVVAYADGERVGPLPLTVEVVPAAIRVLAAPRRHAGRTV; encoded by the coding sequence ATTCAGCGCACGATCATCGCCGTTGCCATTAACCCCCGGGCTTCCTTCGGCGGCGCACAGCGCACCGGCGACACGGTGGTGGACTACTTTCGCGCCGCCGGGGCCCGCGTGATCGTGCTGCGGAAGGCCAGCTATGAACGGCTGGCAGCTGCGGTGGGCAAGGTGCTGGCTTCAGGCTGCGATGCGCTGGTTGTTGTGGGCGGTGACGGCATGGTCCACCTGGGCATCAATGCGCTCGCCGAGTCCGGTGCCCCCTACGGCACGGTGCCGCTGGGTATCGTTCCCAGCGGCACAGGGAACGACATGGCCCGGGCCTTGGGTCTTCCCTTGAATGACACAGCTGCTGCCTGTGACCGTATGTGGTCCGCAATGGAGGCGGGCGGCCGCCTCATCGATGCCGGGCGCGTTACCGGCAACGGCACAAGCCGCTGGTTTGCCGGCGTTGTCTCCGCCGGGTTCGATGCCGCCGTTAACGAACGTGCCAACTCCTGGCGCTGGCCCCGCGGCAGGAGCAGGTACAACCTGGCCATGCTCCGCGAACTTGCCACCTTCAAGGCCATCGACTACACGGTAACGGCTGACGGGGAAACCTGGCGGCAGGGAGCCATGCTCATCTCGGTGGCGAACGGTCAGTCCATCGGGGGCGGCATGAAAGTTACTCCTGACGCCGTGCTGGACGACGGACTCCTGGATCTGTTCATCGTCGAACCACTATCCCGCCTGCGGTTCCTTGCCGTCTTCCCGAAGGTCTTTTCCGGCCGCCATACCGGGCACCAGGCAGTGCACATCCGGCAGGTGCGACGGGTTGAGCTTTCGGCGGGAGGCGTCGTTGCGTATGCCGACGGCGAGAGGGTGGGCCCGCTGCCGCTGACCGTGGAGGTGGTGCCCGCTGCCATCAGGGTGCTGGCCGCGCCGCGACGACATGCCGGCCGGACCGTCTAA
- a CDS encoding NAD(P)/FAD-dependent oxidoreductase yields the protein MTVGRTIESIVIAGAGLAGATAARTLRSEGYRGRISLIGAEPHHPYLRPPLSKEYLLGKAGEDAVPVAPDAWYAENDVDLRLGVTVAAVDPGPHTVHLSGGGSLGYDALLLATGALPRRIPLPGSGLDGVATFRTLDDSRRLREQLLPGGKNVVMIGSGWIGMELAAAATAYGNQVTLLGLEDIPLAAAVGPELGTFFRSLHEANGVRFRLGATAAELRGDSGRVTAVVTGSGEILPADVVVVAVGVAPDISLAEAAGLAIDNGILADASLRTSATDIFAAGDVANALHPFTGQHHRSEHWSNALNGGKVAAKSMLGQEATLDTIPYFYTDQYDISMEYSGFPTLAAGAEPVIRGTLAGKEFIAFWQHEGRVVAGMNVNIPRTQKAIKALISSRATIKPGRLADPAVALDQLLAD from the coding sequence ATGACTGTCGGACGCACCATCGAAAGCATCGTGATCGCTGGCGCGGGCCTGGCTGGCGCCACCGCAGCCCGCACCCTGCGCAGCGAGGGCTACCGGGGCCGGATCAGCCTCATCGGCGCCGAACCGCACCACCCTTATCTCCGCCCGCCGCTGTCCAAGGAATACCTCCTGGGCAAAGCGGGAGAGGACGCCGTCCCGGTGGCACCGGACGCCTGGTACGCCGAGAACGACGTCGACCTCCGCCTGGGCGTGACGGTCGCCGCCGTCGACCCCGGCCCGCACACGGTACATCTCAGCGGCGGTGGCTCCCTGGGCTATGACGCACTCCTGCTGGCCACGGGCGCACTCCCCCGGCGCATCCCGCTGCCGGGGAGCGGGCTCGACGGCGTGGCCACATTCCGGACCCTGGATGACAGCCGCCGGCTCCGGGAGCAGCTTTTGCCGGGCGGAAAGAACGTCGTGATGATCGGCTCCGGCTGGATCGGAATGGAACTTGCGGCTGCGGCCACCGCTTACGGCAACCAGGTGACGCTGCTCGGGCTTGAGGACATCCCGCTGGCCGCCGCGGTCGGACCTGAGCTGGGCACGTTCTTCCGCTCGCTCCACGAAGCCAACGGTGTCCGGTTCCGCCTGGGCGCAACCGCAGCTGAACTCCGGGGCGATTCCGGCCGCGTCACAGCGGTGGTCACCGGATCAGGAGAGATACTGCCCGCCGATGTAGTGGTGGTGGCCGTGGGCGTCGCTCCGGACATTTCGCTCGCGGAGGCGGCAGGGCTGGCCATTGACAACGGAATACTGGCAGACGCCTCCCTGCGGACAAGCGCTACTGACATCTTCGCCGCAGGGGACGTTGCCAACGCCCTGCATCCGTTCACCGGGCAGCACCACCGCAGCGAGCATTGGTCCAATGCGCTCAACGGCGGCAAGGTCGCCGCGAAATCCATGCTTGGACAGGAGGCAACGCTGGACACGATTCCGTATTTCTACACCGACCAGTACGACATCAGCATGGAGTACTCGGGTTTCCCCACGTTGGCGGCGGGCGCCGAGCCGGTCATCCGGGGCACGCTGGCAGGCAAGGAATTCATCGCCTTCTGGCAGCATGAGGGCAGGGTGGTGGCCGGTATGAACGTCAACATTCCGCGCACGCAGAAAGCCATCAAGGCCCTGATCTCCAGTCGGGCAACCATCAAGCCGGGCCGTCTGGCCGATCCCGCAGTCGCGCTTGATCAGCTCCTGGCGGACTGA
- a CDS encoding metalloregulator ArsR/SmtB family transcription factor → MRRLPWARRIVAVASLGDENRRKLFGFIAASYRPVGRDEAAAALEMPRSTASFHLDRMVQDGVLAVEFRKLGGKAGPGSGRPAKMYRLAQSEVGASVPDRNYDLAGELMATAIERSSGAGEPVREALLATAYAKGLAMAEGSQSLEEFLSAEGYMPNPDGDGGFALENCPFHRLADGHAEVVCAMNGAILCGAAAGCGVEESRIVGNATPGQCCARVTPP, encoded by the coding sequence ATGCGCAGACTTCCCTGGGCCCGCCGGATCGTGGCCGTGGCATCGCTGGGCGATGAAAACCGCCGGAAACTTTTCGGATTTATCGCCGCTTCGTACCGTCCGGTGGGACGCGACGAAGCGGCCGCTGCGCTGGAAATGCCGCGAAGCACGGCGTCGTTCCATCTGGACAGAATGGTGCAGGATGGCGTTCTGGCCGTCGAATTCCGCAAGCTCGGCGGCAAGGCCGGGCCCGGCTCCGGGCGACCGGCAAAAATGTACCGGCTGGCGCAGTCGGAAGTGGGGGCGTCCGTTCCGGACCGCAATTACGATCTCGCCGGTGAACTGATGGCCACCGCCATCGAACGGTCGAGTGGCGCCGGAGAACCTGTCCGGGAAGCTCTGTTGGCCACCGCGTATGCGAAGGGCCTGGCAATGGCGGAGGGGAGTCAGAGCCTCGAGGAATTCCTCTCGGCGGAGGGCTACATGCCGAATCCCGACGGAGACGGAGGCTTTGCGCTTGAAAACTGCCCGTTCCACCGGCTTGCAGACGGCCACGCGGAGGTGGTCTGTGCCATGAACGGCGCAATCCTCTGCGGCGCGGCCGCCGGGTGCGGTGTTGAGGAAAGCCGGATAGTAGGGAACGCAACACCCGGCCAGTGCTGCGCCAGGGTTACGCCGCCCTGA
- a CDS encoding J domain-containing protein: MTQGSSSHYQVLRLPVTATDKEIKVAYRKAARRAHPDHGGDAAVFRQVTLAYETLIDPKRRAAYDRSYAHGTPGATATEGAHFDAPPAGSRASATVHRPNTPRNTAGDPPVYVPPFEHPESGNVPLIPEELAARQIHGMPRKRGIFGAEARIQREMRTVQLISKQILPAIPAARLINGLQSPADNSHIDHALLSGYRLALVGSMLLPKGAYAWNGSTLTHGGRAIAPPQLAHIVRRMQDIFPELNVTGWTVIHSPDGNLHEPVIDHHRRSHRGHETFQVVNGAGLVRGLKEFLGSGPAPNTVNVPVLARLLRGMH, encoded by the coding sequence TTGACCCAGGGCAGCAGCTCCCATTACCAGGTCCTTCGTCTTCCTGTGACGGCGACGGACAAAGAGATCAAAGTGGCTTACCGCAAGGCTGCCCGGCGGGCACATCCCGACCATGGCGGGGATGCCGCCGTCTTCCGGCAGGTGACGCTGGCTTATGAGACGCTGATAGATCCGAAGCGGCGCGCCGCCTACGACCGCTCGTACGCGCACGGGACCCCCGGCGCGACAGCCACGGAGGGCGCCCATTTCGATGCGCCGCCAGCCGGAAGCCGCGCATCGGCAACCGTCCACCGGCCCAACACGCCGCGCAACACAGCAGGCGATCCGCCGGTGTACGTCCCGCCGTTCGAGCATCCGGAGTCCGGCAACGTGCCGCTGATTCCGGAGGAGCTTGCGGCCCGGCAGATCCACGGCATGCCGCGTAAACGGGGTATCTTCGGAGCGGAAGCCCGGATCCAGCGGGAGATGCGGACCGTCCAGCTGATCAGCAAGCAGATCCTCCCGGCCATTCCCGCGGCAAGGTTGATCAACGGGCTGCAGTCGCCCGCGGACAACAGCCACATCGACCATGCGCTGCTGTCCGGCTACCGGCTGGCCTTGGTCGGATCCATGCTGCTTCCCAAGGGTGCCTACGCCTGGAACGGAAGCACGCTCACGCACGGCGGCCGGGCCATTGCGCCGCCGCAGCTGGCGCACATCGTGCGGCGCATGCAGGACATCTTCCCGGAGCTCAACGTGACGGGGTGGACTGTCATCCACAGTCCCGACGGCAACCTCCATGAACCGGTGATCGACCACCACCGGCGCTCGCACCGCGGGCATGAAACCTTCCAGGTGGTCAACGGGGCCGGACTGGTCCGCGGGCTCAAGGAGTTCCTGGGCTCCGGGCCTGCCCCCAACACGGTCAATGTCCCCGTCCTCGCCAGGCTGCTCCGGGGAATGCACTAA
- a CDS encoding ABC transporter substrate-binding protein: MAMNKKALHSAIALAGVSAFALTACTGPSGGGGTSTGSAGGGTITYGTTDKVVTLDPAGSYDAGSFMVMNQIYPFLLNAKPGTADATPDIAESAEFTSPTEYTVKLKSDLKFANGHALTSSDVKFSIDRVVSIADDNGPASLLGNLESVTAKDDSTVVFKLKAGNDQVFPGVLAANAGPIVDEEVFPADKLMSDDEIVKGKPFAGPYTIESYKKNELVSLKVNPDYKGLLGKPANDGASIKYYADSNNLKLDVQQGNIDVAGRSLTATDAADLEKDSKVTVHKGPGGELRYIVFNFDTMPFGAKTAEADPAKALAVRQAMANVVDRDAIATQVYKGTYLPAYSVVPDGFVGAIQPLKEMYGDGSGKPSLDKAKKAFSDAGVTAPVNIKLQYNPDHYGKSSGDEYAMIKEQLEKSGLFKVDLQSTEWVTYSKDRTKDVYPVYQLGWFPDYSDADNYLTPFFVPGNFLKNHYENPTVTDLITKQLTTVDKAEREKVLGDAQTAVAKDLSTLPLLQGAQLMVAGKDVKGVEKTLDASFKTRLGVISK; the protein is encoded by the coding sequence ATGGCAATGAACAAAAAGGCCCTGCACAGCGCTATCGCGCTCGCGGGTGTTTCCGCGTTTGCACTGACAGCCTGCACAGGTCCGTCCGGCGGCGGCGGAACTTCCACCGGCAGCGCCGGAGGCGGAACCATTACCTACGGCACCACAGACAAGGTCGTTACCCTCGATCCTGCGGGCTCGTACGACGCCGGTTCCTTCATGGTGATGAACCAGATCTACCCGTTCCTGTTGAACGCCAAGCCCGGCACTGCGGACGCCACGCCCGATATCGCAGAGTCCGCGGAATTCACGAGCCCCACGGAGTACACCGTCAAGCTCAAGTCGGACCTCAAATTTGCCAATGGACACGCGCTCACATCCTCCGACGTCAAGTTCTCCATTGACCGTGTGGTCAGCATCGCGGACGACAACGGACCGGCCTCACTCCTGGGCAACCTGGAGTCGGTTACCGCCAAGGACGACTCCACGGTGGTCTTCAAGCTCAAGGCCGGCAATGACCAGGTCTTCCCGGGCGTCCTTGCTGCCAATGCAGGACCCATCGTCGATGAAGAGGTCTTCCCGGCGGACAAGCTGATGAGCGACGACGAAATCGTCAAGGGCAAGCCGTTCGCCGGCCCCTACACGATCGAAAGCTACAAGAAGAACGAGCTTGTGAGCCTGAAGGTCAACCCGGATTACAAGGGCCTCCTGGGCAAGCCCGCCAATGACGGCGCGAGCATCAAGTACTACGCCGATTCGAACAACCTCAAGCTCGACGTCCAGCAGGGCAACATCGACGTTGCCGGCCGCAGCCTGACCGCTACCGACGCCGCTGACCTCGAAAAGGACTCCAAGGTCACCGTCCACAAGGGTCCCGGCGGCGAGCTGCGCTACATCGTGTTCAACTTCGACACCATGCCGTTCGGTGCGAAGACCGCCGAGGCGGATCCCGCCAAGGCGCTCGCTGTCCGCCAGGCCATGGCGAACGTAGTTGACCGCGACGCCATCGCAACCCAGGTCTACAAGGGCACCTACCTGCCCGCGTACTCCGTGGTCCCCGACGGGTTCGTCGGAGCCATCCAGCCGCTCAAGGAAATGTACGGCGACGGCAGCGGCAAGCCCAGCCTGGACAAGGCCAAGAAGGCATTCTCCGATGCAGGTGTCACGGCTCCGGTCAACATCAAGCTGCAGTACAACCCGGACCACTACGGTAAGTCCTCGGGCGACGAGTACGCCATGATCAAGGAGCAGCTGGAGAAGTCCGGCCTCTTCAAGGTGGACCTGCAGTCCACTGAATGGGTGACCTACTCCAAGGACCGCACCAAGGACGTCTACCCGGTCTACCAGCTTGGCTGGTTCCCGGACTACTCGGACGCGGACAACTACCTGACCCCGTTCTTCGTACCGGGCAACTTCCTGAAGAACCACTACGAGAACCCGACCGTGACCGACCTGATCACCAAACAGCTCACCACGGTTGACAAGGCAGAGCGCGAGAAGGTCCTGGGTGATGCCCAGACGGCAGTCGCCAAGGATCTCTCCACGCTGCCGCTGCTGCAGGGCGCCCAGCTTATGGTCGCCGGAAAGGACGTCAAGGGTGTTGAAAAGACCCTGGACGCGTCCTTCAAGACCCGTCTTGGCGTAATTTCCAAGTAG
- a CDS encoding ABC transporter permease, with protein sequence MTTLIEAPPTDADGLLPSKKKSSGGGLGQYILIRFLLIFPTILILVTMVFFLMRITGDPITAALGGRLPPEQLAERITAAGYDRPILVQYFEYLGQLLTGNFGTTLSDNRQVTEMLTTYGSATLELTINALLVALLVGIPLGMIAAHRRDKAPDAVLRIFAILCYATPVFFSGLLFKLTFSVWLGWLPVAGRAKTSSELELTSLQAPTGIYWLDAVRSGNMAALGDVTAHAVLPALALGLLTAGIFLRLVRTNVIGTLGKDYVEAGRSRGVSEFRLVTKHAYKPALIPIITVMGLQIAVLLGGAVLTETTFEWKGLGFQLATYLTARDFVAVQGIVVLLAVIVAVTNFIVDIVAALIDPRVRY encoded by the coding sequence ATGACAACACTTATCGAGGCGCCGCCAACCGACGCCGACGGCCTGCTGCCGTCAAAGAAGAAGTCGTCCGGCGGGGGACTGGGCCAATACATCCTGATCAGGTTCCTCCTGATCTTTCCAACCATCCTGATTCTGGTCACGATGGTGTTCTTCCTGATGCGGATCACCGGTGACCCGATTACCGCCGCGCTCGGCGGGCGGCTTCCGCCCGAGCAGCTTGCCGAAAGGATCACGGCGGCAGGCTACGACCGCCCGATCCTCGTGCAGTACTTCGAGTACCTCGGGCAGTTGCTGACCGGCAATTTCGGCACGACGCTCTCTGACAACCGCCAGGTCACGGAGATGCTGACCACCTACGGTTCCGCCACCCTTGAACTGACCATCAATGCGTTGCTGGTCGCACTGCTGGTGGGCATCCCGCTCGGCATGATCGCGGCGCACCGCCGCGACAAAGCACCCGACGCCGTACTGCGCATCTTTGCGATCCTTTGCTACGCAACGCCGGTGTTCTTCTCCGGGTTGCTCTTCAAGCTGACCTTCTCCGTATGGCTGGGATGGCTCCCGGTTGCCGGACGCGCCAAAACGTCAAGCGAACTGGAACTCACCTCGCTGCAGGCCCCCACCGGCATCTACTGGCTGGATGCCGTCCGCAGCGGCAACATGGCAGCACTCGGCGACGTCACGGCCCACGCCGTGCTGCCGGCCCTCGCCCTCGGTCTGTTGACGGCCGGCATCTTCCTGCGATTGGTCCGCACCAACGTCATCGGCACCCTCGGCAAGGACTACGTGGAAGCAGGCCGTTCACGCGGCGTCAGCGAATTCCGCCTGGTGACCAAGCACGCCTACAAGCCTGCCCTTATCCCCATCATCACCGTGATGGGCCTGCAGATCGCAGTTCTGCTCGGCGGCGCGGTCCTGACCGAAACAACCTTTGAATGGAAAGGCCTGGGCTTCCAGCTGGCCACCTACCTGACGGCCCGTGACTTCGTGGCCGTCCAGGGCATCGTGGTTCTCCTCGCAGTGATCGTGGCCGTGACCAACTTCATCGTGGACATTGTCGCCGCGCTGATCGACCCCCGCGTGAGGTACTGA
- a CDS encoding caspase family protein, with translation MSKAALCVGINEFHHLPKSSWLQGCANDARDLAGLLQAEYGFAPSEISVLLDSQATKEQVMAQLNSMMDRAAAGELQHIVFTFSSHGTQIPDTSDDEADRLDEAFACYDINNTGDSWDPGTVISDDELFTLFARLPDGVLMDVVLDTCHSGTGLKSLDLLPGRRPRFLPAPTARGVAATEFSETRALRDLVKAGRGVKPVLLAACRADQTAADAFLDGRYNGAFTYNFIKAVTGDGTLGRADLLKLVSKGLRAGGFDQVAQLEGSTAARKAPWGS, from the coding sequence ATGAGCAAAGCCGCCCTCTGTGTAGGGATCAACGAATTTCACCATTTGCCGAAATCCAGCTGGCTGCAGGGCTGCGCCAACGACGCCCGGGACCTCGCCGGACTGCTGCAGGCCGAATATGGGTTCGCCCCCTCGGAGATCTCGGTGCTGCTGGATTCCCAGGCCACGAAGGAGCAGGTGATGGCGCAACTCAATTCGATGATGGACCGCGCCGCCGCAGGCGAACTGCAGCACATCGTCTTCACTTTCTCCAGCCACGGAACGCAGATTCCGGACACCAGCGACGACGAGGCGGACCGGCTGGACGAGGCCTTCGCCTGCTACGACATCAACAACACCGGCGATTCGTGGGACCCCGGCACCGTCATCTCGGACGATGAACTGTTCACCCTCTTTGCCCGGCTGCCTGACGGCGTGCTCATGGACGTTGTTCTGGACACCTGCCACAGCGGCACCGGCCTGAAATCACTGGACCTCCTGCCCGGGCGGCGCCCCCGCTTCCTGCCGGCACCGACAGCCCGCGGCGTTGCCGCCACCGAGTTCAGCGAAACCAGGGCACTGCGCGACCTGGTCAAGGCCGGCAGGGGCGTCAAGCCGGTCCTCCTGGCTGCCTGCCGCGCCGACCAGACGGCCGCCGATGCCTTCCTCGACGGCCGCTACAACGGCGCCTTCACCTACAACTTCATCAAGGCCGTCACCGGCGACGGCACCCTGGGCAGGGCGGACCTGCTCAAGCTGGTCAGCAAAGGCCTCCGGGCCGGCGGGTTCGACCAGGTGGCCCAGCTCGAAGGCTCGACGGCGGCACGCAAGGCTCCTTGGGGAAGCTGA